A single genomic interval of Brevibacillus brevis harbors:
- a CDS encoding DUF2834 domain-containing protein has product MKNLYLLLAILGAVLPYSYFIPFLRANGLDIKLFTSELFANNISSFFATDFLISCLIFWVFLFQEVRKHHIKHWWIYIAATLTVGLSFAFPLFLYFRQKTIEGHKRFDLT; this is encoded by the coding sequence ATGAAAAACTTATATTTGTTACTGGCAATTTTGGGAGCAGTCTTGCCTTACAGTTATTTCATTCCGTTCCTTCGTGCAAATGGATTAGATATCAAACTCTTTACATCGGAACTTTTTGCAAACAACATTTCTTCGTTTTTTGCAACCGATTTTCTAATCTCTTGCTTAATTTTCTGGGTATTTCTTTTTCAAGAAGTTAGAAAGCATCACATTAAGCATTGGTGGATTTACATAGCTGCAACTTTAACTGTTGGTCTATCATTTGCTTTTCCTCTGTTTCTTTACTTCAGACAAAAAACCATAGAAGGTCATAAACGATTTGATTTAACATAA
- a CDS encoding YopX family protein, whose protein sequence is MQFTRLREKNGKEIFKGDILQDITNSDAAVCLTKEKFR, encoded by the coding sequence ATGCAATTCACCAGGCTACGTGAAAAGAACGGCAAGGAGATTTTCAAAGGGGATATCTTGCAAGATATCACTAACAGCGATGCTGCCGTCTGCTTAACAAAAGAGAAATTTAGATAA
- a CDS encoding NucA/NucB deoxyribonuclease domain-containing protein encodes MTHRKMLMLIVVLLVGAAYFFGLVPIENKTVSNGNVDHTIVFPSDRYPQTAKHIKKAIASGKSAVCTIDRDGADENREESLKGIPTKKGLDRDEWPMAMCAEGGTGAHIEYISPSDNRGAGSWISNQLEDFPNGTKVEILVK; translated from the coding sequence ATGACACACAGAAAAATGCTGATGTTGATTGTGGTGCTGCTGGTCGGAGCCGCCTATTTCTTTGGACTTGTGCCAATAGAGAACAAAACAGTCAGCAACGGGAACGTAGACCATACGATTGTTTTTCCATCTGATCGATACCCTCAGACTGCAAAGCATATCAAAAAAGCGATTGCCTCTGGGAAGTCCGCTGTATGTACAATTGACCGCGATGGAGCAGATGAAAATCGTGAAGAATCACTCAAAGGCATACCTACAAAAAAGGGACTCGATCGAGACGAATGGCCGATGGCAATGTGTGCTGAGGGTGGAACAGGGGCACATATCGAATACATATCACCATCCGATAATCGAGGAGCTGGATCGTGGATTTCCAATCAACTAGAGGATTTTCCAAACGGAACTAAGGTTGAAATCCTGGTCAAATAA
- a CDS encoding DUF2935 domain-containing protein, giving the protein MTDVFVERSLEEIRFWSRIMKEHSLFLKLGFNCEDTKLIEEANRFYSIFEEIESQALAFSSDVEPQRIYDFNQIVHNAASYIWAFKRKVLGLIIRCKIGGNNFPLLVDHVSREAAYFRNRLEQLNTGNLDPLPDAVINENVFFLRIMADHAKFINHLLDPSERKLVDQAREFSHDFDQLLFQAQDLDSMRPQSQTKPLLNQFVDQNRVSVRQLRDFKKTARDLIEECKIKSIIPPLLADHVFREASHFLEILDAFEVSLTHVK; this is encoded by the coding sequence ATGACAGATGTTTTTGTTGAACGATCATTAGAGGAAATACGTTTTTGGTCCCGCATCATGAAAGAACACTCCCTGTTTCTCAAATTGGGCTTTAACTGCGAAGACACAAAATTGATTGAAGAAGCGAATCGCTTTTACAGCATTTTTGAAGAAATTGAAAGCCAAGCCCTTGCCTTTTCTTCTGATGTAGAGCCTCAACGAATCTATGACTTTAATCAAATCGTTCACAATGCCGCTTCCTATATTTGGGCTTTTAAACGCAAAGTACTCGGACTCATTATTCGTTGCAAAATCGGTGGTAACAACTTTCCGCTGTTGGTCGATCACGTGAGCCGGGAAGCCGCCTATTTCCGGAATCGATTAGAACAACTGAATACAGGAAACCTTGATCCCTTACCAGATGCGGTGATTAATGAAAATGTCTTTTTCCTGCGAATCATGGCTGACCATGCGAAATTTATTAACCATTTGCTCGATCCTTCCGAAAGAAAGCTAGTGGATCAAGCTAGAGAATTTAGTCATGATTTTGATCAATTATTGTTCCAAGCTCAGGATCTTGATTCCATGCGTCCCCAGTCTCAAACGAAACCGCTCCTGAATCAATTTGTCGATCAAAATCGCGTATCCGTCCGTCAATTGCGTGACTTCAAAAAAACTGCTCGTGATCTGATTGAGGAATGCAAAATCAAGAGCATAATCCCCCCGTTGCTCGCTGACCATGTATTTAGAGAAGCCTCGCATTTTCTAGAGATTTTAGATGCCTTTGAAGTATCCCTTACACACGTAAAGTAG
- a CDS encoding DUF2935 domain-containing protein: MNDPLRESMLFEHRFWLQILGDHARFIFQSLAPNEEQEIERAIYFIVSFDNLLDNARQNLSSDELLTLNQQASALTQQLRDFKLHILERHLISKISISLPPTFLNHMVNELEEYERILHAFLSGSLPSANHPVELHLLWLSDAVGHAATITSLLDMVEKDYQLKSEQFTKKFEHFYLKAVELAGYLRTNLNNFPALRRFNHQAEMEMKLFQVFLHELGEMRMCDELLGVFSPLMADHMSREECYYLMKLSEVADVQSPDCFPTRPRIE; the protein is encoded by the coding sequence GTGAACGACCCTTTGCGAGAAAGCATGTTGTTTGAGCATCGTTTCTGGCTACAAATTCTGGGCGATCATGCCCGCTTTATTTTTCAATCACTCGCTCCGAATGAAGAGCAGGAGATTGAAAGAGCCATATACTTTATCGTGTCATTCGATAACTTACTGGATAACGCCAGGCAAAACCTGTCTTCAGATGAACTTCTCACCCTCAACCAGCAAGCAAGTGCGCTCACCCAACAACTTCGTGATTTTAAACTCCACATTTTGGAAAGGCACCTCATCAGTAAAATATCGATCAGTCTTCCCCCAACGTTTTTAAACCACATGGTCAACGAACTAGAAGAATATGAACGAATTTTGCATGCTTTTCTCTCCGGAAGCTTACCATCTGCCAATCACCCGGTAGAGCTCCACCTTCTGTGGCTATCCGATGCGGTAGGGCATGCAGCCACTATCACTTCCCTTTTGGACATGGTGGAAAAAGACTATCAGCTTAAAAGTGAACAATTCACCAAAAAATTCGAGCATTTTTACCTAAAAGCGGTGGAGTTGGCCGGGTATCTCCGAACAAACTTGAATAACTTCCCGGCACTACGTCGTTTTAACCATCAAGCAGAAATGGAAATGAAGCTTTTTCAGGTATTCTTGCATGAATTGGGAGAGATGCGAATGTGCGATGAATTGCTAGGAGTTTTCTCCCCACTTATGGCCGACCATATGTCTCGAGAAGAATGCTACTATTTGATGAAGCTATCTGAGGTTGCCGACGTGCAATCACCAGACTGTTTCCCGACCAGACCGCGAATCGAGTAA
- a CDS encoding DUF1648 domain-containing protein — translation MKRPIIHIPKTGSEWLWDVVGCLFFVGSLLFLVFAWNKLPDEVPAHYNALGEVDRWGSKWELLLLPGIGVFIIFLMQILEKHPELHNYPARFTELNAESFYLHSRKIVNQIKNSCLIIFSVILLESVSIALGWGGGFGKWLLPITIIGMIILLVIGIVKQKKIQ, via the coding sequence ATGAAGAGGCCAATCATACATATCCCAAAGACAGGCAGCGAATGGTTATGGGATGTAGTTGGTTGTTTATTTTTCGTGGGATCGCTACTCTTTTTAGTCTTTGCATGGAATAAGCTTCCTGACGAGGTGCCTGCCCATTACAATGCTCTGGGTGAAGTAGATCGCTGGGGCTCAAAATGGGAACTGCTTCTTTTACCTGGGATTGGTGTCTTTATCATTTTCCTCATGCAGATACTCGAAAAACATCCAGAGCTGCATAATTATCCGGCACGCTTCACTGAATTGAATGCCGAGTCGTTTTATTTGCACAGTCGAAAAATCGTAAACCAAATAAAAAATAGCTGCTTAATTATTTTTTCCGTAATCTTGTTGGAGTCGGTTTCCATTGCGTTAGGATGGGGAGGCGGCTTTGGGAAATGGCTTCTGCCGATCACGATCATTGGGATGATTATTCTGCTTGTAATAGGAATCGTGAAACAGAAAAAGATTCAATGA
- a CDS encoding DMT family transporter produces MKGIIFAILGGVFITLQGVANSRISQDIGTWQTATLTQLTGFLTAFLLLLFFRDGKWQAYRRVKPLYLTGGAFAAFIIFSNVTAIHHIGVTMTISALLIAQLSLTFLIDSNGWFGVDKQKMRLPHFIGIGMMILGVLILRA; encoded by the coding sequence ATGAAAGGAATTATTTTTGCTATTTTGGGCGGTGTTTTCATTACCTTGCAAGGTGTAGCGAATTCAAGAATCAGTCAAGATATTGGTACTTGGCAAACCGCGACACTTACGCAGTTAACGGGTTTCCTCACGGCTTTTTTACTCCTGTTGTTTTTTCGAGATGGAAAATGGCAGGCATACAGGCGAGTGAAACCGTTATATTTGACAGGTGGGGCATTCGCCGCGTTTATCATTTTTAGCAATGTTACGGCCATTCACCATATCGGGGTAACCATGACGATTTCCGCCCTCTTGATTGCGCAGCTAAGCCTGACTTTTCTCATTGACAGTAATGGGTGGTTCGGTGTGGATAAACAAAAGATGAGGCTGCCGCATTTTATTGGGATCGGGATGATGATTCTGGGGGTACTGATACTGAGAGCCTGA
- a CDS encoding Crp/Fnr family transcriptional regulator — MKEIENRELLQQYLRDHQLASVFHEPFLPYLSLFQFEQGELICAQGETACHLYVLVEGKVKIFTTSPEGKTLILSFKKPLEVIGDIEYVRGISYLNSVEAASSVQMIGIHYRWLKKYGTDYAPLLQFLLQIITHKFCVKSNSLSINLLYPVEVRFARYLLSVSIEEWNTANKEQISTSNLLDAANMIGTSYRHLNRVIQQFCKEGLIERANGFLLIKDREGLAKMASETSNE; from the coding sequence ATGAAGGAAATCGAAAATCGTGAGCTTTTGCAACAATATCTCCGTGACCATCAGTTAGCGTCTGTTTTTCATGAGCCTTTTCTGCCGTATTTGTCCTTGTTTCAATTTGAACAAGGGGAGCTCATTTGTGCTCAGGGCGAAACGGCCTGTCATCTGTATGTTTTGGTGGAGGGCAAAGTAAAGATTTTTACGACTTCCCCCGAGGGAAAAACCCTGATCCTTTCCTTTAAAAAGCCGCTTGAAGTGATCGGAGATATTGAGTATGTAAGGGGAATTTCTTATCTGAATTCGGTGGAAGCAGCCTCGTCTGTTCAGATGATCGGGATTCATTATCGCTGGTTGAAAAAATACGGAACAGACTACGCTCCACTCCTGCAATTTTTACTGCAAATCATTACGCATAAATTTTGTGTGAAGTCCAACTCATTAAGCATCAACCTTCTGTACCCAGTTGAGGTACGTTTCGCTCGTTATTTGTTGTCCGTTTCCATAGAAGAGTGGAATACTGCCAACAAAGAACAAATCAGTACGAGCAATCTCTTGGATGCAGCGAATATGATTGGGACGAGCTACAGACATTTGAATCGGGTCATCCAGCAGTTCTGCAAGGAGGGACTGATTGAGCGTGCCAATGGATTCCTTCTGATCAAGGATAGGGAAGGTTTAGCTAAAATGGCGAGCGAGACTTCGAACGAATAA
- a CDS encoding DMT family transporter, whose amino-acid sequence MVVGLFFALLAGLLVSLQNIFNRKVSEQAGTWSTTTLVLGMGFLSSLTMGLIFEGNQLFSLPAMQPWYWFSGMIGVGVVFCLVQGMRLLGPTYAISIVLTAQLGFALWSDSIGWLGLVQVPITFTQLFGVLVIVGGVIVFKLGGEWQQKRSMSKM is encoded by the coding sequence ATGGTAGTCGGGTTATTCTTCGCGTTACTGGCTGGCTTGTTGGTCAGCCTGCAAAATATTTTCAACAGGAAAGTAAGTGAACAGGCAGGAACATGGTCTACGACGACACTTGTGCTTGGGATGGGATTTCTGTCGTCTTTGACGATGGGTCTCATTTTCGAAGGCAATCAGTTGTTTTCGCTTCCAGCTATGCAGCCGTGGTACTGGTTCAGTGGCATGATCGGTGTTGGGGTGGTCTTTTGTCTGGTGCAAGGGATGAGACTGCTTGGCCCAACGTATGCCATCTCCATCGTTCTCACTGCGCAGCTCGGCTTTGCTTTATGGTCGGATTCAATCGGCTGGTTAGGGCTGGTTCAAGTGCCGATTACTTTCACGCAATTGTTTGGAGTTCTGGTCATTGTCGGGGGTGTGATCGTATTCAAACTAGGCGGCGAATGGCAACAGAAACGCTCCATGAGTAAGATGTAA
- a CDS encoding CarD family transcriptional regulator, translating to MFQVGDKVFYPMHGAGVIEAMEEKEFLGEKHLYYVLNMLLKELNIMVPVEKMSALGIRKVVESDILENVLAAMREGQRDTALNAAQRYKLHTEKMKSGDIYEQSEVIRDLVGMSKEKVLGTSDKVMLDNAQQLLISEIELVKDVDTEQATEMLKQAVCPEEMSEIVP from the coding sequence ATGTTTCAAGTTGGAGACAAGGTTTTTTATCCGATGCACGGGGCAGGCGTAATCGAGGCGATGGAGGAGAAAGAATTTCTGGGTGAAAAACACCTCTATTATGTGCTCAACATGCTGCTGAAAGAGTTAAACATCATGGTCCCGGTTGAAAAGATGTCCGCTCTTGGTATTCGAAAGGTGGTCGAATCCGACATTCTGGAGAATGTATTGGCCGCCATGCGAGAGGGGCAACGCGACACCGCCTTGAATGCAGCGCAGCGCTACAAGCTTCATACAGAAAAAATGAAGAGTGGCGATATTTACGAGCAATCTGAGGTCATTCGCGATTTGGTTGGTATGAGTAAAGAAAAAGTATTGGGAACGAGTGACAAAGTGATGCTGGATAATGCGCAGCAGCTCCTCATTAGTGAGATTGAATTGGTAAAAGACGTAGATACGGAACAGGCAACAGAAATGCTAAAGCAAGCTGTATGCCCGGAAGAAATGTCTGAGATTGTCCCATAA
- a CDS encoding GNAT family N-acetyltransferase, which produces MITVRRIHSEDLPAFLAFPNHPASVRDDIAAYLDKMFARGAMRQDWCFILEVQGEITGRLAFWTLPGSNQATDLVLWELPWKETECPSLGAHFLREVFTLMAGNLSEKIGYVLDSPSSSPQWQTDHQERRNVLEALGFRISRETNRFEWHAPIDATAIPSNKAHDLIVYRSLPEVGEAAFVDAIMRVSQFTYDQQITEERMEKGPLVQAQEMFQDLQQMKYEPEWWQLAYTEKNELIGFLMPTVSPTFATIGYIGVLPEQRGHGYIDRLLKQATDVLVLAGETSIRADTDVKNTPMAKAFLRAGYQHFASRQEFSLDHVLPL; this is translated from the coding sequence ATGATCACCGTTCGCCGTATCCACTCGGAGGATTTACCTGCATTTCTTGCCTTCCCGAACCACCCTGCATCCGTTCGGGATGATATAGCTGCTTACCTCGACAAAATGTTCGCACGAGGAGCCATGCGTCAGGACTGGTGCTTTATTCTGGAGGTACAAGGTGAGATCACTGGTCGTCTTGCCTTCTGGACATTGCCTGGCAGTAATCAAGCGACTGATTTGGTATTGTGGGAGCTTCCATGGAAAGAAACAGAATGTCCTTCGCTTGGAGCTCATTTTTTACGCGAAGTCTTTACACTCATGGCAGGAAATCTTTCGGAGAAAATCGGCTACGTCCTGGATTCACCTTCCTCCTCTCCCCAATGGCAAACGGATCACCAAGAGCGAAGAAATGTACTGGAGGCACTCGGCTTCCGAATTAGCCGGGAAACAAACCGCTTTGAATGGCATGCTCCGATTGATGCAACTGCTATACCGTCAAACAAAGCGCATGATCTGATCGTCTACCGCAGTCTTCCTGAGGTTGGCGAAGCTGCATTTGTGGATGCCATCATGCGCGTCTCGCAATTCACCTATGATCAACAAATTACAGAGGAGCGCATGGAAAAAGGCCCTCTAGTCCAAGCACAGGAAATGTTCCAGGATTTACAGCAAATGAAATACGAACCGGAATGGTGGCAGCTTGCCTATACAGAAAAAAATGAGCTCATTGGATTTTTGATGCCTACGGTCAGCCCTACCTTTGCTACGATTGGATACATAGGTGTTCTCCCCGAGCAAAGAGGACACGGCTATATTGATCGATTGCTGAAGCAAGCCACAGACGTTCTTGTTCTAGCAGGAGAAACATCCATTCGCGCAGATACCGATGTAAAAAACACGCCAATGGCCAAAGCCTTTTTACGCGCTGGATACCAGCACTTTGCCAGTCGCCAAGAATTCTCACTGGATCATGTCTTGCCGCTCTAA
- a CDS encoding CapA family protein: protein MKKKATIAAVGDILMWKEQVATARLPGTDQFSFTDMFHPVTPILSATDLTIGNLETTFSGKAQPYQIGSARTGYPRFNCPDELARDLKASGFDVLTTVNNHCLDGGVTGLCRTLDVLDRYKLAHTGTYRSLEEANTFLIKEVNGIRIAMLAYTYGTNKQVIPAHTPWMVRLLHLDTILSDLRKVRPLVDVVIISLHFGIEFRYTPTTRQRHLVQSLLDNGADVILGAHPHVLQPVVTPSITTAHGTKRQTLVAYSLGNFTSEKMLSFDQSQCGAILRFTVEKDERNQISLEQISVIPTFSQRYVSQGRIRFRVIPMRSYLKSPDLYVRPLQRKKLQLLWNRAIRIIGRSRGVLIE, encoded by the coding sequence ATGAAAAAGAAGGCCACCATCGCCGCTGTAGGCGACATCCTGATGTGGAAAGAGCAGGTGGCAACTGCCAGACTGCCTGGTACAGATCAATTCTCTTTTACGGATATGTTTCACCCCGTGACACCGATTCTCTCAGCGACAGATCTCACGATTGGCAATTTAGAAACCACCTTTTCCGGGAAGGCGCAGCCCTATCAAATCGGTTCGGCACGAACCGGTTACCCTCGCTTCAACTGTCCAGATGAATTGGCTCGGGACTTGAAAGCATCTGGCTTTGACGTATTGACGACAGTGAATAACCACTGTCTGGATGGCGGAGTAACCGGACTATGCCGAACCCTTGATGTTTTGGATCGATACAAGCTTGCTCATACCGGAACCTATCGAAGCCTTGAGGAGGCAAATACCTTCTTGATCAAGGAGGTAAACGGTATTCGCATCGCCATGCTTGCGTACACCTACGGGACAAACAAGCAGGTGATCCCCGCTCATACGCCATGGATGGTCCGACTTCTTCATCTTGACACGATATTATCCGACCTGAGAAAAGTCCGTCCTCTCGTCGATGTCGTGATCATTTCCCTACACTTTGGGATTGAATTCCGCTATACACCGACGACTCGCCAACGACATCTCGTACAAAGCCTGCTTGACAACGGAGCTGATGTCATCCTTGGGGCTCACCCTCATGTACTGCAGCCTGTTGTCACCCCGAGTATCACGACTGCTCACGGAACAAAGAGACAAACACTAGTCGCGTATTCTTTGGGCAATTTCACATCAGAGAAAATGCTCTCGTTTGATCAATCTCAGTGCGGAGCAATCCTGCGATTTACTGTCGAGAAGGATGAGCGGAATCAGATTTCACTCGAGCAAATTTCGGTCATCCCGACGTTTTCGCAACGCTACGTAAGTCAAGGGCGTATACGCTTTCGTGTCATCCCCATGCGTTCGTATCTAAAAAGCCCTGATCTGTATGTGCGACCCCTACAGAGAAAAAAGCTCCAGTTGCTGTGGAATCGCGCCATCCGTATCATAGGCAGGTCGCGGGGCGTATTGATTGAATAA
- a CDS encoding UDP-N-acetylmuramoyl-tripeptide--D-alanyl-D-alanine ligase: protein MPVKKKRRAAVPVKTLILDKPVIAVTGSAGKTTTKEMIYTILNLRMPTYKSMYNKNFLGNTRAHTKRIRDEHKAAVLEYGIYRSGHLRQHCKIIQPSMGVITNIGTAHIGNFGGDARQLALAKTELIRHMKPTGTIFLNWDCPYSREFIQQPYLGSFMGKIVTFGKEHEADYKAGRTKIEGNGFRFECSLRGEKESFFVPIPGEHNLYNALAAIAVAHTMGIPVDDIRHGLSQFRGQRKRLTSYRLANNIQVLDDTFSSNPDAAKAAIDVLSQVGHTTKIAVLASMLEMGKYDVKGHEDVGKYLSQKNVDYLYTLGSSARYIARAAIRSGFPANRVRHCLSKAGLHRRLAKQLQPNTAFLVKGSNRLKMGETVQFLCRVTAHQSNRNTGKG from the coding sequence ATGCCCGTGAAAAAGAAGAGAAGAGCTGCTGTACCGGTAAAGACACTGATTCTCGACAAGCCGGTTATCGCCGTGACGGGAAGCGCAGGGAAGACCACAACAAAGGAAATGATCTACACCATCCTGAATCTACGCATGCCCACATATAAATCGATGTACAACAAGAACTTCCTGGGAAATACAAGAGCGCATACCAAAAGAATTCGGGACGAGCACAAGGCCGCAGTGCTTGAGTATGGAATTTATCGAAGCGGTCATTTGCGACAGCACTGCAAAATCATCCAGCCATCTATGGGAGTCATTACGAATATTGGCACGGCTCATATTGGAAATTTTGGCGGTGATGCTAGGCAGCTGGCGTTAGCAAAAACGGAGTTAATTCGTCATATGAAACCCACGGGAACCATTTTTCTGAATTGGGATTGTCCCTATTCTCGCGAGTTTATTCAACAGCCTTACCTGGGTTCGTTCATGGGAAAAATCGTGACATTTGGCAAGGAGCATGAGGCGGACTATAAGGCGGGGCGAACGAAAATAGAAGGCAATGGGTTTCGATTCGAATGTTCTTTGCGTGGAGAAAAGGAGTCATTTTTTGTTCCTATTCCTGGCGAGCATAATTTATACAACGCATTGGCTGCTATCGCAGTCGCACATACGATGGGGATTCCCGTCGATGACATTCGTCACGGGTTAAGTCAGTTTCGCGGACAGCGAAAACGTCTTACCAGCTATCGACTCGCGAATAACATTCAGGTGCTGGATGATACCTTTAGTTCGAATCCGGATGCGGCCAAGGCAGCGATTGATGTGTTAAGCCAGGTCGGGCATACCACAAAGATCGCCGTGCTCGCCAGCATGCTGGAAATGGGCAAATACGACGTGAAAGGTCATGAGGATGTCGGGAAATATTTGAGTCAAAAAAATGTAGACTATTTATATACGCTGGGAAGTAGTGCTAGGTATATTGCAAGAGCAGCGATTCGCTCCGGATTTCCGGCAAATCGGGTGAGACATTGCTTGAGTAAGGCAGGCTTGCATCGGCGTCTAGCAAAACAACTGCAGCCAAATACAGCCTTTCTCGTAAAAGGATCAAATCGGTTGAAAATGGGAGAGACTGTGCAATTTTTGTGCAGGGTTACAGCCCATCAAAGTAATCGAAACACTGGGAAAGGATAA
- a CDS encoding transporter → MSYQFPPGGRDGSPDFPGSPGSPGSPGGFPPPPPGPPPSRTPSAPGARGYGGTRRIDAGGFYPCLYRYTYVWLKNGRSFWFYPVYVSRHSVTGYRWNGYRWEYYGTDLNRIAYFTC, encoded by the coding sequence ATGTCATATCAATTTCCCCCTGGCGGCCGAGATGGTTCTCCAGATTTTCCAGGCTCCCCTGGTTCCCCCGGTTCACCAGGAGGTTTTCCCCCTCCGCCACCAGGTCCTCCACCGAGTAGGACGCCAAGTGCACCGGGAGCAAGAGGATATGGGGGAACACGCCGGATTGATGCTGGCGGATTCTATCCCTGCTTATATCGTTACACGTACGTTTGGCTGAAAAATGGTCGCTCTTTCTGGTTTTACCCCGTCTATGTCAGTCGTCACTCTGTAACTGGATACCGCTGGAATGGATATCGTTGGGAGTATTACGGGACAGACTTGAATCGAATCGCCTATTTTACCTGCTAA
- a CDS encoding FixH family protein, which produces MKRTMILLLSMLMLLLAACGKENEQQAFQPGAPVEAAFTLEPKELVAGDTVTFSVKVTQDGQPVDDAKEVKFEWWKDGQEKHETIPASLQGDGIYTAQQIISEPGSYFVYYHVTARDFHNMQKTPFTVNSKAGETPGTTPSAPPANAGQSHDHGAAGHANGETVDYHFSPADNIQVATPTALTVHLMKDNKALDKATVKFEFWRGTDQKHSFVDATETAAGQYEGNVQFPTAGDYTVKVHVEKGDIHDHKDFSLSIK; this is translated from the coding sequence ATGAAACGTACGATGATTCTGCTCTTATCCATGCTTATGCTCCTTTTAGCCGCTTGTGGAAAAGAGAACGAGCAACAAGCTTTTCAACCCGGAGCTCCCGTTGAGGCTGCCTTTACATTGGAACCAAAGGAGCTTGTAGCGGGCGACACCGTTACCTTCTCCGTTAAAGTTACGCAAGATGGCCAACCCGTGGATGACGCCAAGGAAGTGAAGTTCGAATGGTGGAAAGATGGGCAAGAAAAGCATGAAACGATCCCGGCTTCGCTGCAAGGAGACGGTATCTACACGGCCCAACAAATCATTAGCGAGCCAGGCTCTTATTTTGTCTACTACCATGTAACGGCACGTGATTTCCACAATATGCAGAAGACACCTTTTACCGTAAACAGCAAGGCTGGTGAGACGCCTGGGACGACGCCATCCGCACCTCCAGCTAACGCAGGTCAGTCACATGATCATGGGGCGGCAGGTCACGCGAATGGGGAAACCGTTGATTATCATTTCTCTCCAGCCGACAATATTCAAGTAGCAACACCAACTGCTCTCACCGTTCATCTCATGAAAGACAACAAAGCGTTGGACAAAGCAACAGTCAAGTTCGAGTTCTGGCGGGGAACTGACCAAAAGCACAGCTTCGTCGATGCAACGGAAACGGCGGCTGGTCAGTATGAAGGCAACGTACAGTTCCCTACTGCTGGAGATTATACAGTGAAGGTCCATGTGGAAAAGGGAGACATTCATGATCACAAAGATTTTTCACTTTCCATAAAATAA
- a CDS encoding SCO family protein has product MNIAPATAIRIRRLLLLLPVLVLVALVASWVWFGPKNAQAKLPDVTLQTIDGQSYSLAPQKKTFRLVELIYTRCPDICPTTTVKMVQLQKRLLEANLMGQDVEFLTITIDPQNDTPEVMRYYAKQLGIQEQGWTLLRGDDETIKTVTNSLGFFANKMDDGFISHTSSTYLVDDNNAVIQKFGMGDDFDPEQIYQELLKLKKEG; this is encoded by the coding sequence GTGAATATCGCCCCTGCTACTGCTATTCGAATCCGACGGTTGCTCTTGTTGTTACCCGTCCTTGTCCTTGTTGCTCTTGTCGCTTCTTGGGTTTGGTTCGGGCCCAAAAACGCCCAGGCGAAATTACCTGATGTGACTCTGCAAACCATCGATGGACAATCCTATTCGCTAGCACCGCAAAAGAAAACGTTTCGCTTAGTGGAGCTGATTTATACCCGTTGCCCGGATATTTGTCCCACGACAACGGTAAAAATGGTTCAGTTGCAAAAGCGCTTGCTCGAAGCAAACTTGATGGGGCAAGACGTTGAGTTTTTGACCATCACGATTGATCCGCAAAACGACACCCCTGAGGTCATGCGCTACTATGCCAAGCAATTGGGGATTCAAGAACAAGGCTGGACCCTGCTTCGAGGTGATGACGAAACGATCAAAACGGTTACAAATTCGCTTGGCTTTTTTGCCAATAAGATGGATGATGGATTTATCTCTCATACATCGAGTACATATCTCGTGGATGATAACAATGCCGTCATTCAAAAATTCGGCATGGGTGACGATTTCGATCCCGAACAAATTTATCAGGAACTGTTGAAATTGAAGAAGGAAGGGTAA